From the genome of Fusarium fujikuroi IMI 58289 draft genome, chromosome FFUJ_chr06:
CCCTAGCAGCTACTGTAGCTAGCTCGCTCGCTCAATGCTCGTTCTCGGTCTCGCACCCTGATGCTGATCAAGGGCATGGCTTGGCAGAGACTCATCATACACACTCATCAGCCTCGCTCTTATGCTTTGAGTTTTGGGTACAATTTGCTTGCGCCCTGAGAACGCGTTGTCCCTCATTTTGATGGGCGCCCAATCAATCTGTATTTCCAACGGTTTTCCCAAACCGACAACCCCTTGGATTCAATGTAAGCACCAGCAGTTGGGGAAGCATCCAAGCCTCCCGtcagccatcaccatcattaTCATCGCTATGCCACCACAGTCAACAATCAatcagtcaatcaatcagtACGTACCCACCATTCATCATTCTCTTAAGTCCGCCGCCGTCAACGCGGGCGGACTTTTAGGTCGCTCCAGTGCCTCAAACTTCCAGAGGATccacaccatcaccatcaacagaacatccatcatctgcggGTCCATCTCAACCCCTGCTAGCCTCGACTCCCTGGACGATCCCTGTAGCATGGAGCACTCTAGCACTTCTCTCGCCTTCTCGGACAAAATGACCACGCCGACCGTTAACTACACGCCCTCCACTCCCAATAACTCGCTCGAGTACCATACTCATCCTCACGGGCACTCATTCACTCGTAACTCATGCCGCAGCGCGCGGGCGGGAACTTCCTTTGCACTCTCTCTGATACCtgatgtaggtaggtacctactattCATACCTGCTGGTTGGTTATACACCCTACGAAAACCTTCCGACCGCCGTGGACCGGGATCGCTCGTTCTCACATAATACAAACATAACTCAAAATCCATAATAATTCAAggccctctcttctctctctagACTCTGGACTCTACGCATAACTCACTTATTACTGTCCTGCCGCCAAGTCACCTCCAGTCACACAAGATCaaacccaacccaaccttgcttgacttgacctGCCTTGGCCTCGCCTAcaactattattaagctgCTCGaacccttcttttccttcttcccctccTCTCCCACTTCAGCTTCCATATCTGTTATACACATACATCACCACCCAGGTGCTTGGTGCTCTACTCTCCTACTACCACTGGCTTACACCACTCAACATCCACCCAATCCAAATACAACCCACAATCTGGATTGTATATCGCCTCAATCAACTTTGCTTGTCATATCATAGTCATATCAGCTATAGATACAGCGGCAATGGGATCAGGTAGCTTACCATCTCCTCCCGCCGAGGACCATAAGTCGACTCTCTCTCGAAAGAGCACATCGTCAAGTTCCAAGTCGGTCAAGCCTGTGCATCGCACTTCCAAGCGAGCCAGCTCCAGTGCTGCCACAATTCACCACCACGACCATGTCACACATACAACTGGTATGGACGGCCGACATAAGCGTGTGTGGAAGGCTTGTGAAAGATGCCGAatgaagaagaccaaggcaCGTTCCCAGTACTACAGCTCTCTAACCCCACCTCTCACTAACACGAACTCAAGTGCGACGGTGAATTCCCATGCAAGCGATGCAAAGACGACGGTCTAGTCTGTACAGCTGGTGTACGAAAGAAGATGGAATACAAGCAATTGCCTAGAGGGTACGTGCCCAGAATTCCCAACTTGGTCTGCATCTCACTTACACGCAATAGTTACGCTGAGGTTCTCGAGAACACACAATTCGCCCTCATTGCTACAGTCCACAAGCTCTACTCGATGGTTCGAAACAACCAGTCTTGGGATTTGGGAGAGCCCGAACTCAACGACCGCGGCCAGCCCGTGATCCACAACATCGCCCAGAAGCTCGGCTGCATCCGCCCCAACAGCGATATCGACCTCCCTGTTCACTCAGTGTTCCCTGAAGACGAAGCTGGCATGGCTGAGTTGGCTCGACAGCTCGAGGATCAACAGAAGGAGCACGAGCCTGCAAAGGAAACCATCAAGGACACTGATTCATCCGTGTGCAACCGAACCGAGCGAGCGTCATCATCGGAGCTTGATCACTCCGACTTTGAGCACGACTATCGAAGGGCCGCCTTTGGTAACACCAATGCCATGACCCTCTCACCGCAGAGCTTCACAGGCAGCGCCGACTTCGACTTTGCCCCTCCACCGCCCGAGATTGACGCTTCCAGCCTGTTCCCCTCGCAATCTCCCGCCATGAGCAACTTTCCCGCCTGGGCAATGACCAAGCCCCAGCCTAGCGACCTTACCATGCAATTCctacaacagcagcaacagaatGGCATGATGGCAAATATGGACTTATTGAATCAGGGTCTCGTCGAATCAGAATTTGGGACAATCAAACCTCACGTTCTGTCATGTCCCAACCCCGAAGTTATGCTGGGTATGGGCGACCCCATGATATATTCTGGCTACGACGGTGAACCCATGCGACTTTGAGCAGATGTGACTATAAACACTTGACTGTACAGTACTATAGACTTGTTTACGGCCATCTTACGTCAAAATTTGTCACGCGGCACGGTGTTTATTGGGATTCAGTTTTTTCTGGGCTTTCATTTCTTGTTTGGGTCTATACCCTTGGGTGTTTGGTGTTAAAAGGCACGGTTTCACCTCACATCCATGTGTGTGTGAGGTTCGGTGCGGCGTTGTATGTTTTCCGACTGCCGACGGGATATGGGACTACTTGTACGAAGCTCACCCAGCTCGACGCCACGACAGGACAGGATAGGACAGGGCAACGTGGTGATTTGGAGATTGCATGATgtaaagaagatggatgTGGAACGACAACCACGAGCACGACCATGGCACAAGCCTCTGTCAGAAGCACAGAGAGCCAAAGTTGAGATAAAAATCACGCCATTCGAGCGAGGGAGGATAGGAATAGGGTTTTTGAGAAAGATGCATATTTTGGATAAACCTGTACATATCATATGGATACACACCTAATCCGACTCCCTAAATTATCAGATCAGACTGATGCCTGCAGTACTGAATTGCACATGTCCATTGCTGTCTCATCACATATCTCACATAGTCAGTCACTGTGGGGATGCAGTCACATCAATGGATCCCACCATGCCCTTTGAGCCGCCCGCAAAAGCATATCGTTAAtcctttaatactttatCACTGTATGCATGCATCTAATAAGCTACAGGCACATCAACCAACCCCCCTCCATCAGATCATGAGCGCTTGACCACACGTCACTTTGAGATGGTCGAGACCAACTCTTCGCTTGGCAGTCCCTGGtcccctttcttctctctaGTTCTTTGATTCAGGGCCCTTTTGAAGATCCATAGCGCAAATCACCGAGCTGTCAAATTCCGGTTCCGTGCAAATGCCGTggacacacacacacacacacgcaCACATTTGCCCGAATTTGGCACAGACCATttgtgatggatggaatTGGCAAACGATGTTATTCTTAACAGTTATGGTTAAGCTAATCAATGAATCAGCTGTGCTAGGGTGATTGCAAATCAagctcgaccttgatgagaaACAGAAACTAAAAACTAAgaactataaaaaaaaggccgAATGCAtgataataaaaaattacTATGTTATCTATCTACAGCAGACAGTCAGTCTTAGACTGCAGCTGAGCTCTAAAAACTCGGCCGTCAATGGCAGATTCTAAACACACACCTCTACCTTTCTGCGTATTTGGTGCTAGCACGGAAACCCGG
Proteins encoded in this window:
- a CDS encoding related to zinc cluster transcription factor, producing MGSGSLPSPPAEDHKSTLSRKSTSSSSKSVKPVHRTSKRASSSAATIHHHDHVTHTTGMDGRHKRVWKACERCRMKKTKCDGEFPCKRCKDDGLVCTAGVRKKMEYKQLPRGYAEVLENTQFALIATVHKLYSMVRNNQSWDLGEPELNDRGQPVIHNIAQKLGCIRPNSDIDLPVHSVFPEDEAGMAELARQLEDQQKEHEPAKETIKDTDSSVCNRTERASSSELDHSDFEHDYRRAAFGNTNAMTLSPQSFTGSADFDFAPPPPEIDASSLFPSQSPAMSNFPAWAMTKPQPSDLTMQFLQQQQQNGMMANMDLLNQGLVESEFGTIKPHVLSCPNPEVMLGMGDPMIYSGYDGEPMRL